A stretch of Aedes aegypti strain LVP_AGWG chromosome 2, AaegL5.0 Primary Assembly, whole genome shotgun sequence DNA encodes these proteins:
- the LOC5573078 gene encoding polyserase-2 yields MALLKKVFICQLIAISAISGQSYFEERVPVGYFSRSSLSDCHERFHNGPKNDQCLIFGGTRANVTEFPHMAVIGWTENGTRIAWKCGGSLITKRFVVTAAHCAVDEQNNAPSVVRFGDVNLVSEEDDEYAQQVKILRFIRHPQHRFSSKYNDIALIELEKKIVTTTGVCPACVWYDSQLPYNNFDVAGFGATGYAEQGSPHLLKAHLREEIRANCAEHFEATRGLPNGITEQQMCASNIGMDTCQGDSGGPLQITLRTYNQHIPILVGVTSFGRSCGFGSFGVYQKIQPHIRWIESIVGESLDPLECVRKYERYRVGYQLEPECKIASPPVNRVELLWEHRQQGLQCAGTLIDYNTVITTANCTVNPAGNEPKYISILGEIVTISKIERHPNYTKVVAKDNVALIRLESYLKPNNDIAPACVTSGSYDYGLSSLKILRNVSVNVKEQLFVPVRHKCDGEMLSNANISGVIHGNVDCWNTDYRLLPELCEIDEGGPLLNRGHSSLQGINVVPGECGTPSSMIVLKLDSYMAWIESFVLDRSVTPEPSLTFPVDDTSSLFFKPCRTREGVDGSCLDHWGCAAEVERQKRNGTGVTMCGFEGDMGFICCPKDSIGKVPLVIARPPLIPLIEPLIELQTIKP; encoded by the exons ATGGCGTTACttaaaaaagtgtttatttGTCAGCTGATAGCTATTTCGGCAATATCGGGGCAATCGTATTTTGAAGAACGTGTTCCCGTGGGATACTTTTCGCGCTCGAGCTTAAGTGACTGTCATGAGCGGTTCCACAATGGCCCCAAGAATGACCAGTGTCTGATATTTGGAGGAACGCGCGCGAATGTCACCGAGTTTCCACATATGGCCGTTATCGGTTGGACAGAAAATGGCACTCGTATCGCGTGGAAGTGTGGAGGATCGTTGATAACGAAACGGTTCGTCGTAACGGCAGCGCACTGTGCAGTAGATGAACAAAATAATGCTCCAAGTGTGGTGCGATTTGGTGACGTGAATTTGGTCTCCGAGGAAGACGATGAGTATGCGCAACAGGTTAAAATTCTTCGATTTATCAGACATCCGCAGCATCGCTTCAGCAGCAAGTATAATGATATTGCGTTGATCGAGCTAGAGAAGAAGATCGT TACAACCACGGGAGTTTGTCCAGCTTGTGTTTGGTACGATTCTCAGTTGCCGTATAATAATTTCGATGTCGCAGGTTTTGGAGCCACCGGATATGCGGAACAAGGTAGCCCGCATCTATTGAAAGCACATTTGAGAGAGGAAATTAGAGCAAACTGCGCCGAACATTTTGAGGCAACTCGCGGTCTACCAAATGGAATTACAGAACAGCAAATGTGTGCCTCTAACATCGGTATGGATACGTGTCAGGGAGACTCCGGAGGTCCACTACAAATAACTCTTCGCACCTATAATCAGCACATTCCAATACTTGTTGGTGTGACTTCATTCGGCAGGAGCTGCGGGTTTGGATCGTTTGGTGTGTACCAGAAAATCCAACCCCACATTCGGTGGATAGAGTCGATTGTTGGAGAATCGTTAGACCCACTGGAATGCGTGAGAAAGTACGAACGCTATAGAGTCGGTTATCAACTGGAACCAGAATGTAAGATTGCCAGCCCGCCAGTAAATCGA GTTGAGCTTCTTTGGGAGCATAGACAACAAGGCCTGCAGTGTGCTGGAACACTGATCGATTACAATACTGTTATCACAACAGCTAACTGTACCGTGAATCCGGCAGGAAATGAACCTAAGTACATCTCAATTCTAGGAGAAATAGTCACCATCAGCAAAATTGAACGTCATCCAAATTATACGAAGGTAGTTGCGAAGGACAATGTTGCTCTTATAAGGCTGGAATCATACCTAAAGCCAAATAACGATATCGCTCCAGCTTGTGTCACTTCCGGTTCATACGATTATGGATTAAGCTCTTtgaaaatattacgtaacgtttCCGTCAACGTCAAGGAACAACTATTTGTCCCAGTCCGTCACAAGTGTGACGGTGAAATGCTTTCGAATGCAAACATCTCAGGCGTCATACACGGCAATGTTGACTGCTGGAACACAGATTACCGCCTACTTCCGGAACTTTGTGAGATCGACGAAGGTGGACCATTGCTTAACCGTGGTCACTCCAGTCTGCAAGGTATCAACGTTGTACCGGGTGAGTGTGGAACTCCCAGTTCCATGATAGTGCTCAAGCTAGATTCCTACATGGCGTGGATAGAATCGTTTGTGCTTGACCGATCCGTTACTCCTGAACCATCCCTTACGTTTCCAGTGGATGACACTTCTTCGCTATTTTTCAAACCATGTCGCACACGAGAAGGTGTGGATGGGTCTTGTCTTGATCATTGGGGTTGTGCTGCGGAAGTTGAAAGACAAAAACGGAACGGGACAGGTGTGACTATGTGTGGGTTTGAGGGAGATATGGGGTTTATTTGTTGTCCTAAAGACAGCATAGGAAAAGTACCGTTGGTAATAGCTCGCCCTCCGCTAATACCTTTAATTGAACCTCTCATTGAACTGCAAACAATAAAGCCGTAA